From Microbacterium croceum, a single genomic window includes:
- a CDS encoding carbohydrate ABC transporter permease: MRRSRGATITLSIAGGLIAVAIFLPLWWVFVSSTRPGNTYVDNMTPLSWLAFIPWGGELTNYTGLLSGPFVLGLFNSFFVAGATILFGLLIAIPAAYALATMRFRGRGIVFSFIVIVAMIPFDAIAIPLSSLFQGWNLSDSYAGLILPALANGFAIFVLRQFFLGIPSELMEAAEIDGLGTFGTLWRIVLPLSKPALIGAGMMLFLSQWQAYLWPLLIGTSPERQLAPIALANLSTMFTVDLGQIMAGSFVLSIIPMILLLFFQKQYTESLSTTGLKG, encoded by the coding sequence ATGAGGCGATCTCGGGGCGCCACGATCACGCTGTCCATCGCCGGCGGCCTGATCGCCGTCGCGATCTTCCTGCCGCTCTGGTGGGTGTTCGTCTCGTCGACCCGACCGGGCAACACCTACGTCGACAACATGACGCCGCTGTCGTGGCTGGCTTTCATCCCCTGGGGTGGCGAGCTCACCAACTACACCGGACTGCTGAGCGGTCCGTTCGTGCTCGGGCTCTTCAACAGCTTCTTCGTCGCCGGGGCCACGATCCTGTTCGGGCTGCTCATCGCGATCCCCGCCGCGTACGCCCTCGCCACCATGCGATTCCGAGGCAGAGGCATCGTGTTCAGTTTCATCGTGATCGTCGCGATGATCCCGTTCGACGCGATCGCCATCCCCCTCTCCTCACTGTTCCAAGGCTGGAATCTGTCGGATTCCTATGCCGGCCTCATCCTTCCCGCGCTCGCCAACGGCTTCGCGATCTTCGTCCTGCGGCAGTTCTTCCTCGGCATCCCGTCGGAGCTCATGGAAGCCGCGGAGATCGACGGCCTCGGCACCTTCGGCACGCTGTGGCGCATCGTGCTGCCCCTGTCGAAGCCGGCATTGATCGGCGCCGGCATGATGCTGTTCCTATCGCAATGGCAGGCGTACCTGTGGCCGCTGCTGATCGGCACCTCGCCGGAGCGCCAGCTCGCTCCGATCGCGCTCGCCAACCTGAGCACGATGTTCACGGTCGACCTGGGGCAGATCATGGCCGGATCCTTCGTGCTCAGCATCATCCCCATGATCCTGCTGCTCTTCTTCCAGAAGCAGTACACCGAATCGCTCTCCACGACAGGACTCAAGGGATGA
- a CDS encoding ArsR/SmtB family transcription factor yields the protein MPGDLPHPERSEIQLTDVLFALSDPERLAITRQLADGPLDMAACHATDPNLPKSTKSHFMKVLREAGVIRNEPNGRRRMLTLRRDDLDALFPGLLESVLRS from the coding sequence ATGCCTGGCGATCTTCCGCACCCGGAGCGCTCCGAGATCCAGCTGACCGACGTGCTCTTCGCGCTCAGCGACCCCGAGCGCCTCGCCATCACGCGCCAGCTCGCCGATGGCCCGCTCGACATGGCCGCCTGCCACGCCACCGACCCGAACCTCCCCAAGTCGACCAAGTCGCACTTCATGAAGGTGCTGCGCGAGGCGGGTGTCATCCGCAATGAGCCCAACGGCCGCCGACGGATGCTGACGCTCCGTCGTGACGACCTCGACGCGCTGTTCCCCGGCCTGCTGGAATCGGTGCTCCGGAGCTAG
- a CDS encoding (deoxy)nucleoside triphosphate pyrophosphohydrolase, translating to MPKQVHVVAAVIVRDGRVLAAKRSTAMSLPNLWEFPGGKIEPGESPRAALVRELYEELGCTVRVGAPIVETRHEYDFATIVLATYFASIEAGEPAPVEHAEVRWCTAPELRSLDWAAADLPAVAAVASQLEAMQQ from the coding sequence ATGCCCAAGCAAGTTCATGTCGTAGCTGCGGTGATCGTGCGTGATGGTCGAGTGCTTGCGGCAAAGCGAAGCACGGCCATGTCGCTGCCGAACCTGTGGGAGTTCCCCGGCGGAAAAATCGAGCCAGGCGAGTCCCCTCGAGCTGCGCTTGTCCGCGAGCTATACGAGGAGCTCGGCTGCACGGTCAGGGTGGGGGCGCCGATCGTCGAGACGCGGCATGAGTATGACTTCGCGACCATCGTTCTGGCGACCTACTTCGCCTCGATTGAGGCTGGAGAGCCAGCCCCTGTCGAGCATGCAGAGGTGCGCTGGTGCACTGCCCCCGAACTTAGGTCCTTGGACTGGGCCGCCGCTGACCTACCGGCAGTCGCTGCTGTTGCTTCACAACTTGAGGCTATGCAGCAGTAG
- a CDS encoding ABC transporter substrate-binding protein: MHTNPMRATAVAGLTIAGLVLAGCAGGQSQAGDEGGAVTLTFANADPAETWAPVIEAFQKEHPGITIKQLNIPYAQYTSTINQRLGGGGGGIDVMVVDAGGGLLDWTNRGFLADLSALKEDAVEASVSESMVTAREVDGTLRAIEPWTTSQFLYYNADLLAAAGVEPPSTDPTDPWTYEQLTEAARKVQEAGVAEYPFLFDQWDSYYQLQMLGRSAGGGDGIDDEGVVDFSNDGWQRALSWYHDLFEEGLSPRGITNDKNGALFQTGKAAFMISGPWGVAVNEDGDIAWGMAPAPYFEGGERATSTDSWGVAIAEKSENQEAAEAFLRYITIDATGNAQSAEVAGIAPTTKEAYAQYAERVSGTAGESSAPFGDIMEYQLQDNAVHRPVVVGYSVFEPGANQMFSDIRNGSDPAERAAQADKEITEQIDRLK, translated from the coding sequence ATGCACACGAACCCGATGCGTGCGACCGCCGTCGCCGGGCTGACCATCGCCGGCCTGGTCCTGGCCGGCTGCGCCGGCGGCCAGAGCCAGGCCGGAGACGAAGGCGGGGCGGTCACGCTCACCTTCGCGAACGCCGACCCCGCAGAGACCTGGGCACCGGTGATCGAGGCGTTCCAGAAGGAGCACCCGGGCATCACCATCAAGCAGCTCAACATCCCGTACGCGCAGTACACGAGCACGATCAACCAGCGCCTCGGCGGCGGAGGCGGCGGTATCGACGTCATGGTCGTGGATGCCGGCGGCGGCCTGCTCGACTGGACCAACCGCGGCTTCCTCGCCGACCTCAGCGCCCTCAAGGAGGACGCCGTCGAGGCATCCGTCTCGGAGAGCATGGTCACGGCGCGGGAGGTCGACGGCACGTTGCGCGCGATCGAGCCGTGGACGACGTCGCAGTTCCTCTACTACAACGCCGATCTGCTCGCCGCGGCCGGCGTCGAGCCGCCGTCGACCGATCCGACCGATCCATGGACGTATGAGCAGCTCACCGAAGCGGCCCGAAAGGTGCAGGAAGCCGGCGTCGCCGAGTATCCGTTCCTGTTCGACCAGTGGGACTCGTACTACCAGCTGCAGATGCTGGGCCGATCTGCGGGCGGCGGCGACGGGATCGATGACGAGGGTGTCGTCGACTTCTCGAACGACGGATGGCAGCGGGCGCTGTCGTGGTACCACGACCTCTTCGAAGAGGGTCTCTCTCCTCGGGGAATCACGAACGACAAGAACGGCGCGCTCTTCCAGACCGGCAAGGCGGCGTTCATGATCTCAGGCCCCTGGGGCGTGGCCGTGAACGAAGACGGAGACATCGCCTGGGGCATGGCCCCCGCTCCCTACTTCGAGGGCGGTGAGCGCGCGACGTCGACCGATTCCTGGGGCGTCGCGATCGCCGAGAAGTCCGAGAACCAGGAGGCCGCCGAAGCCTTCCTCCGCTACATCACGATCGACGCGACCGGCAACGCCCAGTCCGCGGAGGTGGCAGGAATCGCGCCGACGACGAAGGAGGCCTACGCCCAGTACGCCGAGCGGGTCAGCGGCACCGCGGGCGAATCGTCCGCGCCCTTCGGCGACATCATGGAGTACCAGTTGCAGGACAACGCGGTGCACCGACCGGTCGTCGTCGGATACAGCGTGTTCGAGCCCGGCGCCAACCAGATGTTCTCCGACATCCGCAACGGGTCCGACCCGGCGGAACGCGCGGCGCAGGCCGACAAGGAGATCACCGAGCAGATCGACCGACTGAAGTAG
- a CDS encoding SulP family inorganic anion transporter, with the protein MSVTTVDDRARYRANPSVLTALKNPRMLTREVLAGLVVGLALIPEAIAFSVIAGVDPKVGLFSSFIMAVSIAFLGGRPAMVTAATGAVALVIAPVAPMYGLDYFIATVILAGIFQVILGVVGVAKLMRFIPRSVMVGFVNALAIFVFSSQFPQLIDVPWLVYPLVALGILVMIVMPKITKIVPAPLVSVVIVTGVVLTFAITVPTVGDQGELPRSLPSLFLPDVPLTWETFTIIAPFALGVAVVGLLESLLTAKLVDEITDTHSRKSREAWAQGVANVLSGIFGGMGGCAVIGQTMINVKASGARTRISTFCAGIFLFLLVVVFGDFVGTIPMAALVAVMIMVAIGAFDWHSIRPSTLKRMPKSETFVMVATVVLVLITHNLAVGVVGGVLVASVLFVRRVAHFVTVSRTVSGSVARYVVDGELFFASSNDLTTLFSYSDDPSRVVIDLSGSHVWDASTVAALDAIETKYAALGKTVEIVGMNDASERMRGRLTGGFE; encoded by the coding sequence ATGTCTGTGACGACGGTCGATGATCGTGCCCGCTATCGGGCGAATCCCTCTGTGCTGACCGCGCTGAAGAACCCGCGGATGCTGACGCGCGAGGTGCTGGCCGGACTCGTCGTCGGGCTCGCCCTCATCCCCGAGGCCATCGCGTTCTCGGTGATCGCGGGCGTCGACCCGAAGGTGGGGCTGTTCTCGTCGTTCATCATGGCGGTGTCGATCGCGTTCCTCGGCGGACGTCCGGCGATGGTGACCGCGGCGACCGGAGCCGTCGCGCTCGTGATCGCCCCGGTCGCGCCGATGTACGGGCTCGACTACTTCATCGCGACCGTCATCCTCGCCGGCATCTTCCAGGTGATCCTCGGTGTCGTCGGCGTCGCGAAGCTGATGCGGTTCATCCCCCGCAGCGTCATGGTCGGGTTCGTGAACGCGCTGGCGATCTTCGTGTTCAGCTCGCAGTTCCCGCAGCTGATCGATGTGCCGTGGCTGGTGTATCCGCTGGTGGCGCTCGGGATTCTCGTGATGATCGTGATGCCGAAGATCACGAAGATCGTGCCGGCGCCGCTGGTGTCGGTCGTGATCGTGACGGGCGTCGTGCTGACGTTCGCGATCACCGTGCCGACCGTCGGCGATCAGGGCGAGCTGCCGCGGAGCCTTCCCTCTCTCTTCTTGCCGGATGTGCCGTTGACGTGGGAGACGTTCACGATCATCGCTCCGTTCGCGCTCGGAGTCGCGGTGGTGGGGCTGCTGGAGTCGCTGCTCACTGCGAAGCTCGTCGACGAGATCACCGACACCCACTCACGCAAGAGCCGTGAGGCGTGGGCGCAGGGAGTCGCGAACGTGCTGTCGGGCATCTTCGGCGGCATGGGCGGTTGCGCCGTGATCGGTCAGACCATGATCAACGTGAAGGCCTCGGGCGCGCGGACCCGCATCTCGACGTTCTGCGCTGGGATCTTCCTTTTCCTGCTGGTGGTCGTGTTCGGCGACTTCGTCGGGACGATCCCCATGGCGGCACTCGTCGCCGTGATGATCATGGTCGCGATCGGGGCGTTCGACTGGCACAGCATCCGTCCGTCGACGTTGAAGCGGATGCCGAAGAGCGAGACCTTCGTGATGGTCGCCACCGTCGTGCTGGTGCTGATCACGCACAACCTGGCGGTCGGAGTCGTCGGTGGGGTGCTGGTCGCGTCGGTGCTGTTCGTGCGGCGGGTGGCGCACTTCGTGACGGTGTCGCGGACTGTGTCCGGTTCTGTTGCCCGCTATGTGGTCGACGGCGAGCTGTTCTTCGCGTCGAGCAATGATCTGACGACGTTGTTCTCGTACTCGGACGATCCGTCTCGCGTGGTGATCGATCTGTCGGGGTCGCATGTGTGGGATGCGTCGACGGTTGCCGCGTTGGATGCGATCGAGACGAAGTATGCCGCGCTGGGGAAGACGGTGGAGATCGTCGGGATGAATGACGCGAGTGAGCGGATGCGGGGGCGGTTGACGGGTGGGTTCGAGTAG
- a CDS encoding type I restriction enzyme HsdR N-terminal domain-containing protein, with protein MEFAERLDSLATKVKNQATAIGTEEATKNAFVMPFISTILGYDVFDPLEVVPEFTADVGTKKGEKIDYAIMRESEVQILIECKPSMGPLKIEHASQLFRYFSVTNARIAVLTNGVLWHFYTDLDAPNRMDAKPFLVLDLLDIDETLIPEIQKLSKESFDLDSIISAAEELKYIGALKREIASQFREPTDEWIKFFATRVYEGSYTQKVRQQFTSLVSKAAQQFLTERVNDRLKTALGVSGITRTAEAPPATSAEVVEADLDRDTEIETTLEELEGYQIVKAIACGDVKPQRVTHRDAKSYFAVLLDDNNRKPIARLHFNGKQKYLGLLDEEKVETRHPIEELDEIYAHADGIREAVRRYA; from the coding sequence ATGGAGTTTGCAGAGCGCCTCGATTCCCTGGCGACGAAAGTGAAGAACCAGGCAACCGCGATCGGGACCGAAGAAGCGACGAAGAACGCATTCGTGATGCCGTTCATCTCGACGATTCTCGGGTATGACGTCTTCGACCCCCTAGAGGTCGTGCCGGAGTTCACCGCAGACGTCGGTACCAAGAAGGGGGAGAAGATTGACTACGCGATCATGCGTGAGAGCGAAGTCCAGATTCTCATCGAGTGCAAGCCCTCTATGGGGCCGCTCAAGATCGAGCACGCCTCGCAGCTTTTCCGCTACTTCTCCGTCACCAACGCGCGCATCGCTGTCCTGACAAACGGTGTCCTCTGGCACTTCTACACAGACCTTGATGCACCGAACCGGATGGACGCGAAGCCGTTCCTCGTCCTCGACTTGCTTGACATTGACGAGACGTTGATCCCTGAGATTCAGAAGCTGAGCAAGGAGAGCTTCGATCTCGACTCGATCATTAGTGCGGCCGAGGAGCTCAAGTACATCGGTGCGCTCAAGCGCGAGATCGCAAGTCAGTTCCGCGAGCCGACCGACGAGTGGATCAAGTTCTTCGCCACACGCGTTTACGAAGGTTCGTACACGCAGAAGGTTCGTCAGCAGTTCACGAGCCTCGTAAGCAAGGCTGCGCAGCAGTTCCTCACCGAGCGAGTCAACGACCGGCTGAAGACCGCACTAGGAGTCAGCGGGATCACTCGCACCGCGGAAGCGCCGCCGGCGACCAGCGCCGAGGTCGTCGAGGCCGACCTTGACCGCGACACCGAGATCGAGACAACCCTGGAAGAGCTCGAGGGGTACCAGATCGTCAAGGCCATCGCCTGCGGTGATGTGAAGCCGCAGCGGGTGACACACAGAGATGCGAAGAGCTACTTCGCTGTGTTGTTGGACGACAACAACCGGAAGCCGATCGCCAGACTGCATTTCAACGGCAAGCAGAAGTACCTCGGCCTGCTGGACGAAGAGAAAGTCGAGACGCGGCATCCGATCGAGGAACTCGACGAGATATACGCCCATGCGGATGGCATCCGCGAGGCGGTGCGGCGCTACGCCTAG
- a CDS encoding LacI family DNA-binding transcriptional regulator: MTLPHENAAPRAATRTDVAKLAGVSAAVVSYVVNNGPRPVATATRKRVEAAMEQLDYRPNALARALKLRRAQAVGVVVPDVSNTFFGALARELSNQAFETGYALLLGDADNDIERERAQIESLVSHQIDGLIITSLEPGSVVDARGTRTVFLGQRTLSGQTSIVVDNEGGARMAVEHLAKHGRRRIAHLGGLEGLPGAEERVRGWSAQCEELGLDIDDELLVRSEFSRAGGLDAGRTLLAGALHPDAVFVASDVQALGLLAAARERGIRVPEDLAVISFDGTDDAVFSDPPLTAVEQPIAALAAAALEAVVGTQPVESSIVPVSLVIRSSCGCDQDQQEGAARR, translated from the coding sequence ATGACACTCCCTCACGAAAACGCGGCCCCCCGCGCCGCCACCCGCACCGATGTGGCCAAGCTGGCCGGTGTGAGCGCTGCCGTCGTGAGCTATGTCGTGAACAACGGCCCTCGGCCGGTCGCGACCGCCACCCGCAAACGGGTGGAGGCGGCCATGGAGCAGCTCGACTACCGGCCGAACGCTCTTGCGCGGGCGCTCAAGCTCCGCCGCGCGCAGGCGGTGGGAGTGGTCGTGCCAGACGTGAGCAACACGTTCTTCGGAGCTCTGGCGCGCGAGCTATCGAACCAGGCTTTCGAGACCGGCTACGCACTGCTGCTCGGCGACGCCGACAACGACATCGAGCGGGAGCGCGCGCAGATCGAGTCGCTCGTCAGTCATCAGATCGACGGGCTCATCATCACGAGCCTCGAGCCCGGCTCCGTGGTCGATGCCCGCGGCACGCGCACCGTGTTCCTGGGCCAGCGCACGCTCTCGGGTCAGACGTCGATCGTCGTCGACAACGAGGGAGGGGCGCGCATGGCGGTGGAGCACCTCGCGAAGCACGGGCGTCGCCGCATCGCGCATCTGGGCGGTCTCGAAGGGCTGCCGGGCGCCGAGGAGCGTGTGCGGGGGTGGAGCGCCCAGTGCGAGGAGCTCGGCCTCGACATCGACGACGAGCTCCTCGTCCGCTCGGAGTTCAGCCGCGCCGGAGGTCTCGACGCAGGAAGGACGCTCCTGGCGGGTGCCCTGCACCCGGATGCCGTGTTCGTCGCCTCCGATGTTCAGGCCCTCGGGCTGTTGGCCGCTGCACGCGAGCGCGGCATCCGCGTGCCAGAGGACCTGGCTGTGATCTCGTTCGACGGCACGGACGACGCCGTGTTCAGCGATCCGCCCCTCACCGCGGTGGAGCAGCCGATCGCCGCGCTCGCTGCGGCCGCGCTCGAAGCGGTGGTCGGTACGCAGCCGGTCGAGTCATCGATCGTGCCGGTGTCGCTCGTCATCCGCTCATCGTGCGGATGCGATCAGGATCAGCAGGAGGGCGCCGCCCGGCGCTAG
- a CDS encoding carbohydrate ABC transporter permease: MSTTTRERRAGAAAPTGSAALRAPDRRTPTRRSRAARTTAMALLMLAPALLALFFLRVLPMITAVGQSFQSTSLATGTTSFAGIENYAYLFTDPGFHAVLAVTLLFNLVLNPAIVILSAALALLTVQNVPFVGLWRSLIFVPAAVPGAVVALIWSTALQPDGLVNSILETIGLPPQPFLTSANQAAFSIGIMVTWGAIGYWMIFIIAGLKDIPESLYEAAALDGAGWWRRLFAITLPLLKRPMSFVLIACTVGSFLVFAPVQVLTKGGPNGATNFIMYDIYNRAYLLNDLGVGQAEVVVLMLLLSIIVAIQFRLLREEKS, encoded by the coding sequence ATGAGCACCACGACGCGAGAGCGTCGGGCGGGAGCGGCGGCACCCACGGGTTCCGCCGCTCTCCGAGCCCCCGACCGCCGCACACCCACCCGACGCAGCCGCGCCGCTCGCACCACGGCCATGGCGCTGCTCATGCTCGCCCCCGCCCTCCTCGCACTGTTCTTCCTGCGCGTCCTGCCGATGATCACGGCCGTCGGCCAGAGCTTCCAGAGCACGTCTCTCGCCACCGGCACCACGTCGTTCGCGGGCATCGAGAACTACGCGTACCTGTTCACGGACCCCGGTTTCCACGCCGTGTTGGCTGTGACCCTGTTGTTCAACCTCGTGCTGAACCCCGCGATCGTGATCCTGTCGGCCGCGCTCGCGCTGCTGACCGTGCAGAACGTCCCCTTCGTGGGGCTGTGGCGCTCGCTCATCTTCGTGCCCGCCGCCGTGCCCGGCGCTGTCGTCGCCCTCATCTGGTCGACCGCGCTCCAGCCGGACGGACTCGTCAACAGCATCCTCGAGACGATCGGCCTCCCCCCGCAGCCGTTCCTCACGTCGGCGAACCAGGCCGCGTTCTCCATCGGCATCATGGTCACCTGGGGTGCGATCGGCTACTGGATGATCTTCATCATCGCCGGACTCAAGGACATCCCGGAGAGCCTGTACGAGGCCGCCGCACTCGACGGTGCCGGGTGGTGGCGCCGACTGTTCGCCATCACGCTGCCGCTGCTCAAGCGGCCGATGTCGTTCGTGCTCATCGCCTGCACGGTCGGTTCGTTCCTCGTGTTCGCCCCGGTCCAGGTGCTGACCAAGGGCGGTCCGAACGGCGCCACCAACTTCATCATGTACGACATCTACAACCGCGCATATCTGCTGAACGACCTGGGCGTGGGACAGGCCGAGGTCGTCGTCCTCATGCTCCTGCTGTCGATCATCGTCGCCATCCAGTTCCGTCTGCTTCGCGAGGAGAAGTCATGA
- a CDS encoding nucleoside hydrolase yields the protein MSQSLLTADRSSGRPSREFVLDTDIGTDVDDLLALSMIFGSPELHVTGVTTVYGDVELRARIVAATYRAAGLTPPPIAAGHAETQSGRPVWWPGHEGSTIADLDDHEFESAVSAIDLLAASATLVAIGPLTDAAAATMQAGHRVNQVVIMGGDFRRDIVEHNIKCDIDAARSLFASGVPVLAVGLEQTERVRLGSDELARIGAAGPLGAMVAAEMTRFWAFAEQDYNVPHDPIAVLTLARPDLFEISAGTVTVTPEGRTLFQHDSDGIHSIVTDMDVDAVAAEITDRILTAADTSTSASTPI from the coding sequence ATGAGCCAGTCACTGCTGACGGCAGACCGAAGCTCCGGTCGTCCGTCGAGAGAGTTCGTCCTCGACACCGACATCGGCACGGATGTCGATGACCTTCTCGCCTTGTCGATGATCTTCGGCTCCCCCGAGCTCCACGTCACAGGAGTCACTACTGTCTACGGTGATGTCGAGCTTCGCGCACGGATCGTCGCGGCAACCTACCGCGCCGCCGGCCTGACTCCTCCCCCGATCGCCGCCGGCCACGCGGAGACGCAGTCGGGACGGCCCGTCTGGTGGCCAGGGCACGAAGGATCGACCATCGCCGACCTCGACGACCATGAGTTCGAGTCCGCGGTCTCTGCCATCGACCTGCTCGCCGCGAGCGCCACCCTCGTCGCGATCGGCCCCCTCACCGACGCGGCCGCCGCCACCATGCAGGCAGGGCACCGCGTGAACCAGGTCGTCATCATGGGCGGCGACTTCCGCCGCGACATCGTCGAGCACAACATCAAGTGCGACATCGATGCCGCCCGCTCGCTCTTCGCGTCAGGCGTCCCTGTGCTCGCCGTCGGACTCGAGCAGACCGAGCGTGTACGCCTCGGCAGCGACGAGCTCGCACGCATCGGCGCGGCGGGCCCGCTGGGCGCCATGGTCGCCGCCGAGATGACCCGATTCTGGGCCTTCGCCGAGCAGGACTACAACGTGCCCCACGACCCGATCGCCGTGCTCACGCTCGCCCGTCCCGACCTCTTCGAGATCTCGGCCGGGACCGTGACGGTGACACCGGAGGGCCGGACCCTCTTCCAGCACGACTCCGACGGCATCCATTCGATCGTGACGGACATGGATGTCGATGCCGTCGCTGCCGAGATCACCGATCGCATCCTCACCGCCGCGGATACCTCCACGTCCGCTTCCACCCCCATCTGA
- a CDS encoding MFS transporter has protein sequence MTSTAPIVVPTASAAHRQAQGPTTDQGPSTGSGPHPRARFGFVLAIVAQILMMVGASAPSPFYPVLAQDIGFDAIVISAVFAVYAVALLLTLLTAGSLSDHIGRRPVAIAGFLLLAGSMFLFWHADAVAVLFLARILQGIASGLLISALSATVLDFAPGGRPGVAALWNALSPGIGLALGALTSAVVLDVSGEALLDVFAPLTSAYIVLAALFFLIPETAPRKPGVWASLSFRLSIPQEIRADFWRGAPAVIAGWATGGLFLSLGANIVRGELGGTDHIWQGLGVVLLAGVGAITAFVLRKIAARSMVLFGTSALAVGTLLSLIALGVGSLPFYLVAAAVTGMGFGTAFSGVVGSLAPRIPATQRADTFAVIYLLAYLAFGVPAVIAGALVGVVGLEAVCIGYGVVVIALAGVAFGLRARAGR, from the coding sequence ATGACCAGTACCGCGCCGATCGTCGTGCCGACGGCATCCGCTGCCCATCGACAGGCGCAGGGACCCACCACGGATCAGGGCCCTTCGACAGGCTCAGGGCCCCACCCGCGTGCGCGATTCGGGTTCGTGCTGGCGATCGTGGCGCAGATCCTGATGATGGTCGGGGCGAGTGCGCCGTCGCCGTTCTATCCGGTGCTCGCGCAGGACATCGGTTTCGACGCGATCGTCATCAGCGCCGTCTTCGCGGTCTACGCCGTGGCGCTGCTGCTCACCCTCCTCACCGCCGGGTCGCTCTCGGACCACATCGGCCGCCGTCCGGTCGCGATCGCCGGGTTCCTGCTGCTGGCGGGGAGCATGTTCCTGTTCTGGCACGCGGATGCCGTCGCCGTGCTGTTCCTCGCCCGCATCCTGCAGGGCATCGCGAGCGGTCTGCTGATCTCGGCACTGTCGGCGACCGTGCTCGACTTCGCGCCCGGCGGTCGCCCCGGCGTCGCGGCCCTGTGGAACGCGCTGAGCCCCGGCATCGGACTCGCCCTCGGGGCGCTCACCTCGGCCGTGGTGCTCGACGTCAGCGGCGAGGCGCTGCTCGACGTGTTCGCGCCGCTGACTTCCGCGTACATCGTGCTCGCGGCACTCTTCTTCCTCATCCCCGAGACCGCACCACGGAAGCCGGGAGTGTGGGCGTCACTGAGCTTCCGCCTGTCGATCCCGCAGGAGATCCGCGCGGACTTCTGGCGCGGAGCCCCCGCCGTGATCGCCGGCTGGGCGACCGGCGGACTGTTCCTGTCGCTCGGGGCCAACATCGTGCGCGGCGAGCTCGGCGGCACAGACCACATCTGGCAGGGGCTCGGCGTCGTACTGCTCGCCGGAGTCGGCGCCATCACCGCGTTCGTGCTGAGGAAGATCGCAGCGCGCTCGATGGTGCTGTTCGGCACCTCGGCCCTGGCGGTCGGCACGCTGCTGTCGCTCATCGCACTGGGCGTCGGCTCGTTGCCGTTCTACCTCGTCGCCGCCGCCGTCACCGGCATGGGCTTCGGCACCGCGTTCTCGGGAGTGGTCGGCTCGCTCGCCCCGCGCATCCCGGCGACCCAGCGTGCCGACACCTTCGCCGTCATCTACCTGCTCGCGTACCTGGCTTTCGGGGTGCCGGCCGTGATCGCCGGAGCGCTCGTGGGGGTCGTCGGGCTGGAGGCCGTGTGCATCGGGTACGGCGTCGTGGTGATCGCGCTGGCGGGGGTCGCGTTCGGACTGCGGGCGCGGGCCGGGCGGTAG
- a CDS encoding ribokinase produces the protein MNARIVVVGSLNLDRTYSLGRLPREGESLHATGHEVASGGKGANQAVAASLLGADVRLVGAVGADAAGTLLLDAVAASGVDVTGVRRRPDGSTGEAVIFVDDDGQNLIVISPGANATVAADDVATVDADWVLSGFEIPDEAVIAAAHHAHAADARFVLNPSPFRLIPDALRHAVDVMVVNEHELVEALGAAVDSSSDAELQQARASLSVPQLVVTLGAAGAAAVSGSGVFRAPGRAVTAVDTSGAGDAFTGALVARLAAGDALEAATVFATQVGAHAATRPGTQSSYPTSAELDRWLQG, from the coding sequence ATGAATGCACGGATCGTCGTCGTCGGATCTCTCAACCTCGACCGCACCTACTCCCTGGGTCGCCTCCCACGCGAAGGGGAATCGCTGCACGCCACCGGCCACGAGGTGGCATCGGGCGGCAAGGGCGCCAACCAGGCGGTCGCGGCGTCCCTGCTCGGGGCAGACGTGCGTCTGGTCGGAGCGGTCGGAGCGGATGCCGCGGGCACGCTGCTGCTCGACGCGGTCGCCGCGTCCGGCGTCGACGTGACCGGCGTGCGTCGTCGACCCGACGGTTCGACCGGCGAGGCGGTGATCTTCGTCGATGACGACGGTCAGAACCTCATCGTCATCTCTCCCGGGGCGAACGCCACGGTCGCCGCCGACGATGTGGCGACCGTGGACGCGGACTGGGTGCTCAGCGGCTTCGAGATCCCCGACGAGGCCGTGATCGCCGCCGCGCATCACGCGCATGCAGCGGATGCCCGTTTCGTGCTCAACCCGTCGCCTTTCCGCCTGATCCCCGACGCGCTGAGGCACGCGGTCGATGTGATGGTGGTCAACGAGCACGAGCTCGTCGAGGCGCTGGGGGCGGCCGTCGACAGTTCCTCTGACGCGGAGCTGCAGCAGGCGCGCGCGAGCCTCTCCGTGCCGCAGCTCGTGGTGACGCTCGGAGCCGCGGGTGCCGCTGCCGTCTCCGGATCCGGCGTCTTCCGCGCACCCGGCCGCGCCGTGACCGCGGTCGACACGAGCGGCGCTGGCGACGCGTTCACCGGTGCCCTGGTCGCCCGACTCGCCGCAGGAGACGCACTGGAGGCGGCAACCGTCTTCGCCACGCAGGTGGGCGCCCATGCCGCCACGCGGCCGGGAACGCAGTCGTCGTATCCGACCTCCGCCGAGCTCGATCGCTGGCTGCAGGGCTAG